Proteins from one Ketobacter alkanivorans genomic window:
- the rmuC gene encoding DNA recombination protein RmuC encodes MQSLEWTTELIITASVAGLVLVVLGYLLAMVLLGRKNTELSGQLRQAEQALELANTQSQKQQEDIKQLSAALHEKDLSESKLQTRLDSVQATAQATEQRLNDTVTELKGQLASQQSALDEVKGQHHSTEKQLETAQADNRSLKDQTLDLRSRLEKAEQNIQQERSLVSQLKEELAQEGKKAKELGSSNFEAREQLKEAKQSLMEVQQRNTQLQERYQSLSNEYTELKTTLERKEEHFKEQMHQLSETKQSLTKEFENLANKIFEEKGKTFTHTSQASIDTMLKPFREQIEGFQKRVNEVHDASLQGNTSLNAEIKKVLEIGLQMSKEANNLTSALKGDSQQRGAWGEAQLRRTLEMSGLIEEAHYEVQSSFKDAEGKQKQTDYLIKLPDGKHIIIDSKVALNAYDRAVGAESPEEYQLAMSEHVKAVRKHIDDLASKDYTNLVGMRSPSFVLMFMPIEPAYIEALKNNKDLFEYGYKKGIVLVSHTTLIPILRTVSNLWMIERSNAEAREISEKAGDIYNSVCTVAERLSKLGGTLSTVSNHYNNTVKALAGQQGLYGKVDRFSQLSAKVSKSLPHLEATHVDFETERLALIVEPIEEPLIEEPLSKPEPEHLDSDAQSAPTIESETAENH; translated from the coding sequence ATGCAATCACTGGAATGGACAACTGAACTTATTATTACTGCCTCGGTAGCAGGCTTAGTGCTTGTTGTACTGGGATATTTGCTGGCGATGGTATTGCTGGGCCGCAAGAACACTGAACTAAGCGGGCAGCTGAGGCAGGCCGAGCAAGCCCTGGAATTGGCCAATACGCAGAGCCAGAAGCAGCAAGAAGACATCAAGCAGCTCAGTGCAGCCCTACACGAGAAGGATCTGTCTGAAAGCAAGTTGCAGACAAGGCTGGATAGTGTTCAGGCTACAGCCCAAGCCACCGAACAACGCCTGAATGACACAGTAACAGAACTGAAGGGGCAGCTGGCATCTCAGCAAAGCGCGTTGGATGAGGTTAAAGGGCAGCATCACAGCACCGAAAAGCAATTGGAAACTGCCCAAGCTGATAACCGATCGTTGAAAGATCAAACGCTGGATTTACGAAGCCGTCTGGAAAAAGCGGAACAGAACATTCAGCAAGAGCGCTCTCTGGTGAGCCAACTCAAAGAAGAATTGGCTCAGGAAGGCAAAAAGGCCAAAGAGCTTGGATCGTCCAACTTTGAAGCGCGTGAGCAACTAAAGGAAGCCAAGCAGAGCCTTATGGAGGTTCAACAGCGTAATACCCAGCTTCAGGAACGCTATCAGTCGCTCAGTAATGAGTATACAGAACTGAAAACCACGCTGGAACGCAAAGAAGAGCACTTCAAAGAGCAGATGCACCAGCTCAGTGAGACCAAACAATCGCTCACCAAAGAATTCGAGAATCTGGCAAACAAAATCTTCGAGGAAAAAGGCAAAACCTTTACCCATACCAGCCAGGCCAGCATCGACACCATGCTCAAGCCCTTCCGCGAGCAGATCGAAGGCTTCCAGAAGCGGGTTAACGAAGTGCACGATGCGTCGCTTCAGGGAAATACCAGCCTCAATGCCGAGATCAAAAAGGTGCTGGAAATTGGCCTGCAAATGAGCAAAGAGGCCAATAACCTGACTTCAGCCCTCAAGGGTGATTCCCAGCAGCGAGGTGCCTGGGGTGAAGCGCAACTGCGCCGCACCCTGGAGATGAGTGGTTTGATCGAAGAAGCGCACTACGAAGTGCAAAGCTCGTTCAAAGACGCCGAAGGCAAACAAAAGCAAACCGATTACTTGATCAAGCTGCCTGATGGTAAGCACATCATCATCGACAGCAAGGTAGCCCTGAATGCCTACGACCGGGCTGTAGGCGCGGAATCGCCAGAAGAATACCAGCTTGCCATGAGCGAGCACGTAAAAGCCGTGCGCAAACACATTGATGATCTGGCATCGAAGGACTACACCAACCTGGTGGGTATGCGCAGCCCCAGCTTTGTGCTCATGTTTATGCCGATAGAGCCCGCCTACATTGAGGCGCTCAAGAACAACAAAGATCTGTTTGAATACGGCTACAAAAAAGGCATCGTGCTGGTCTCCCATACCACCTTGATTCCTATTCTGCGCACTGTTTCCAACCTGTGGATGATTGAACGCAGTAACGCAGAAGCCCGAGAAATCAGCGAGAAAGCAGGCGATATTTACAACTCTGTGTGTACGGTTGCTGAGCGATTGAGCAAGTTAGGTGGCACCCTGAGCACTGTCAGCAATCACTACAACAACACAGTCAAAGCGTTGGCTGGCCAGCAAGGCTTGTACGGTAAAGTGGATCGATTCAGTCAGCTCTCCGCCAAAGTCAGCAAAAGCTTGCCTCATCTGGAGGCAACCCATGTGGATTTCGAAACTGAGCGTTTGGCCTTAATTGTTGAGCCCATAGAAGAGCCATTAATAGAAGAGCCATTATCAAAGCCGGAACCAGAGCATTTAGACAGTGATGCACAATCGGCACCCACAATCGAATCAGAAACAGCAGAAAACCATTAA
- a CDS encoding AAA family ATPase, which yields MIGEIIIDPPLATYLSSARLGDLRRINYIFGANGTGKTTISRVIAAEQGHEHCQLVWRGGSELERMVYNRDFVDRNFNQDGPLQGVFTLGENQVEAEREIARLRPEIEKVEGQITSLKFQLDGEDGQSSKRKELSDLEPVLRDKCWKQKELHDAYFKEAYAAASVRGNKERFKEKVLLEQATNTADLLSLEELKQKAQTVFSNELERAVPLEILSATDLVSVEGSALLQKVIVGNQDVNIAALINRLGNSDWVKQGRQYHEQEPEICPFCQQSTGKQFADDLTAFFSEAYDNDVQSLRQLQVIYKGEIERLLATIQRCVEAQNPFLKQDLFNAEAQALTERLKSNLAILNKKIDEPSRKVELESIDPLVAQLQSLLVEANEATNEHNQMVANIAVEKRTLIGQVWRYVLNELSDDLQQYHQSKDRLERTIEGMERSLREKNVFLRGLKDQVKELEKQTTSIQPTIAAINDLLQKFGFTSFSIGEADEGRHYRIIRANGEDASRSLSEGEKTFITFLYFYYLIKGAQSPSGITANRVVVFDDPISSLDSDILYIVSSLIKGVMEEVRSQSSQIKQIFVLTHNVYFHKEISYNRSRPDDKALNEESFWLVKKLQQGSVVERCITNPIRSAYELLWEDVKAENISSVSLQNTLRRILENYFTMWGGMGKDEICALFDGRDKLICQSLFSWVNDGSHSIHDDLYINHGEQTNEAYLRVFRSVFEKARQLGHYNMMMGVANEDGNHQAELAVKPEVTS from the coding sequence ATGATAGGAGAAATCATAATAGATCCACCGCTGGCGACTTATCTGAGCTCGGCAAGGCTCGGTGATCTGCGTCGTATCAATTATATCTTCGGCGCGAATGGTACGGGAAAAACGACTATCAGCCGTGTGATTGCCGCAGAGCAAGGGCACGAGCACTGCCAGCTAGTTTGGCGAGGTGGAAGTGAACTTGAACGCATGGTGTACAACCGGGATTTTGTTGATCGTAACTTTAACCAGGATGGCCCTCTGCAAGGGGTGTTTACTTTAGGTGAGAATCAAGTTGAGGCCGAGCGCGAAATTGCTCGTTTACGTCCAGAGATAGAAAAAGTAGAGGGTCAAATTACAAGCCTTAAGTTTCAATTGGATGGGGAAGATGGTCAATCTAGCAAGCGAAAAGAGCTTTCAGATTTAGAGCCTGTATTAAGGGATAAGTGCTGGAAGCAAAAGGAACTCCATGACGCCTATTTCAAAGAGGCCTACGCTGCAGCGAGTGTTCGGGGTAATAAAGAGAGATTCAAAGAGAAAGTGTTGTTGGAACAGGCAACCAACACGGCGGATCTCTTGTCGCTGGAAGAACTAAAACAAAAAGCTCAAACTGTTTTCTCAAATGAACTTGAGCGGGCTGTTCCGCTTGAGATCCTTTCCGCTACTGACCTTGTGTCCGTAGAGGGAAGTGCGTTACTGCAAAAAGTGATTGTCGGTAATCAGGATGTCAATATTGCGGCACTGATTAATCGCCTTGGTAACAGTGACTGGGTGAAACAAGGGCGTCAGTATCACGAGCAAGAACCCGAAATCTGCCCTTTCTGCCAACAGTCCACCGGCAAACAATTTGCGGATGATCTCACAGCGTTTTTTAGCGAAGCCTATGACAACGACGTTCAATCATTAAGGCAGTTACAGGTAATCTACAAGGGTGAAATCGAACGGCTATTGGCAACAATTCAGCGCTGTGTGGAGGCTCAAAACCCATTTTTGAAGCAGGATCTTTTTAACGCAGAAGCTCAGGCCCTTACAGAAAGATTGAAAAGTAATTTGGCCATATTGAACAAGAAGATTGATGAGCCTAGCAGGAAGGTTGAGCTGGAATCGATCGATCCATTGGTTGCGCAGTTGCAGTCCTTGTTGGTCGAGGCCAACGAAGCAACTAATGAGCATAATCAGATGGTGGCAAATATTGCTGTTGAAAAGCGCACCCTGATCGGGCAAGTCTGGCGCTATGTATTGAATGAATTGTCGGATGATTTACAGCAGTACCATCAAAGTAAAGATCGTCTTGAAAGAACGATTGAAGGTATGGAGCGAAGTCTACGAGAGAAGAACGTATTTCTTCGTGGGCTGAAGGATCAAGTAAAGGAACTAGAAAAGCAAACAACATCCATTCAGCCAACGATTGCTGCTATAAATGACTTGTTGCAGAAGTTTGGCTTCACTTCATTTTCAATTGGAGAGGCGGATGAAGGTCGTCACTATCGAATAATCCGTGCAAATGGTGAGGATGCAAGTCGCTCACTTAGCGAAGGTGAGAAGACCTTTATAACATTTTTGTACTTCTACTACTTAATCAAAGGTGCTCAATCCCCCTCAGGTATTACAGCCAACCGAGTCGTTGTTTTTGATGACCCCATATCGTCGCTAGACAGCGACATTCTTTACATCGTAAGCAGTCTTATTAAAGGCGTGATGGAAGAGGTAAGAAGCCAGAGTTCTCAGATCAAGCAAATATTTGTGTTGACTCATAATGTCTATTTTCATAAGGAAATTAGTTACAACAGAAGCAGGCCGGATGATAAAGCTCTTAATGAGGAAAGTTTTTGGCTGGTAAAGAAACTTCAGCAGGGTTCTGTTGTTGAACGTTGCATTACTAATCCAATTCGTTCGGCCTATGAGCTATTGTGGGAAGACGTGAAGGCAGAAAATATTTCCAGTGTCAGCCTTCAAAATACATTGCGTAGAATACTTGAGAATTATTTCACAATGTGGGGTGGAATGGGCAAAGACGAAATTTGTGCGCTCTTCGATGGGCGAGACAAGTTAATTTGCCAGTCCCTGTTTTCCTGGGTCAATGACGGGTCTCACTCAATTCATGACGACCTTTATATCAATCATGGCGAGCAAACAAATGAGGCATACCTTCGTGTCTTCCGTAGTGTCTTCGAAAAGGCCCGTCAGTTAGGTCACTACAACATGATGATGGGAGTTGCCAATGAGGATGGCAACCACCAGGCTGAATTAGCTGTCAAACCGGAAGTCACATCATGA
- a CDS encoding restriction endonuclease subunit S: MSWPLVKLAEVATINPRLPKDVDEAQEVSFVAMASASEEGSLLAEESRVLSETRKGFTYFEKGDVLLAKITPCFENGKCLRPNQIRSQIGFGSTEFHVLRVDPEKLDSQYLFYMVWSDKFRWLGESSMSGAAGQKRVSADFLRGFEIPLPPLAEQERIAAILDKADVIRRKRQQAIQLADEFLRAVFLEMFGDPVTNPKGFKKVPITDLADVITGFAFKSNEYVSDSPEAVRLCRGANTLTGYFDWSDTAFWPKNKLEKLDSYFIQAGDIILAMDRPWISSGLKVCVFPENQRETYLVQRVARLRPHRGAYTDYIYSCIKSQSFEKHCCPTETTVPHISPIELKNFEVLFPNAELIDKYHLVVSNINRNLARMVDGKCRSEDIFSALSQRAFSGLL, from the coding sequence GTGAGTTGGCCATTAGTTAAATTGGCTGAAGTCGCGACAATCAATCCTAGGTTGCCAAAAGATGTCGACGAAGCGCAGGAGGTTTCTTTTGTTGCGATGGCTTCCGCATCCGAAGAGGGTTCGCTGCTAGCTGAAGAGAGCCGTGTTCTATCTGAAACGAGGAAGGGCTTTACGTATTTTGAAAAAGGCGATGTGTTATTGGCTAAAATAACCCCTTGTTTTGAAAATGGTAAATGTCTTAGGCCAAATCAAATACGTAGTCAAATTGGCTTTGGCTCAACAGAATTTCACGTGTTAAGGGTAGATCCTGAGAAATTGGATAGCCAGTATCTTTTCTACATGGTGTGGAGTGATAAATTTCGCTGGCTTGGCGAGTCTTCGATGTCCGGGGCTGCTGGACAAAAGAGGGTAAGCGCTGATTTTCTGAGAGGCTTTGAAATCCCCCTCCCACCCCTAGCTGAACAAGAGCGTATCGCCGCCATTCTCGACAAAGCCGACGTCATCCGCCGCAAACGCCAGCAAGCCATCCAGCTCGCCGACGAATTCCTCCGTGCCGTGTTTCTGGAGATGTTTGGTGATCCGGTTACGAATCCGAAGGGCTTTAAAAAGGTTCCTATTACCGACCTCGCAGATGTCATTACAGGGTTTGCTTTTAAAAGTAATGAGTACGTTAGCGATTCTCCAGAAGCAGTGCGCTTGTGTAGAGGTGCAAACACTCTTACTGGATATTTTGACTGGAGCGATACTGCATTCTGGCCGAAAAATAAACTAGAGAAACTCGATAGTTATTTTATACAAGCTGGCGACATTATTCTTGCCATGGATCGTCCGTGGATATCAAGCGGGTTGAAAGTATGTGTGTTTCCTGAAAATCAACGGGAGACATATCTAGTTCAGCGAGTTGCTAGATTGCGTCCTCACCGAGGCGCCTACACGGATTACATCTATAGTTGCATCAAGTCGCAATCCTTCGAAAAGCACTGTTGTCCAACTGAAACAACAGTTCCGCATATATCGCCGATCGAACTTAAAAACTTTGAAGTTCTTTTCCCGAATGCAGAACTTATCGATAAATATCACTTAGTTGTTTCAAATATCAATCGTAATTTAGCTAGGATGGTTGATGGTAAGTGCCGTAGTGAAGATATTTTTTCTGCATTAAGCCAGCGTGCTTTCTCAGGCCTGCTATAG
- a CDS encoding DUF3800 domain-containing protein yields MSELYNVYCDESCHLENDRQKVMALGAVWCPISKRREIADRVRDIKARHGLSPQHEIKWTNVSPGKLNFYLDLVDLFFDDDDLHFRVLVVPDKTVLNHQGFQQDHDQWYYKMYFTMLKTIFNPHDRYRVYIDIKDTQGAEKIRKLHDVVCNNLYDFSKNIVQQVSLVDSAQVQQQQLADLLIGATMYVNRGELNSTAKESVVKRIQERSGYSLTRTTLPRENKCNVFIWQSNGGRG; encoded by the coding sequence ATGAGTGAGCTATACAATGTTTACTGCGACGAATCATGCCACCTGGAAAATGACCGACAGAAGGTAATGGCGCTTGGTGCGGTCTGGTGCCCCATCAGTAAGCGACGTGAAATTGCTGATCGAGTACGGGATATTAAAGCCAGACATGGCTTGAGCCCGCAACATGAAATTAAGTGGACAAATGTTTCGCCAGGAAAGCTAAATTTCTACCTTGATTTAGTCGATCTTTTTTTTGATGACGATGATTTACATTTTCGAGTGTTGGTAGTACCAGATAAAACCGTGCTCAATCATCAGGGTTTTCAGCAAGATCACGATCAATGGTATTACAAAATGTATTTCACCATGTTGAAAACCATTTTTAATCCACATGATCGCTATCGCGTTTACATCGACATCAAAGATACGCAGGGCGCAGAAAAAATTCGCAAGTTACACGATGTTGTATGTAACAACCTATACGATTTTTCAAAGAATATCGTTCAGCAAGTGTCTTTGGTGGATTCTGCTCAGGTTCAGCAGCAACAGCTTGCGGACTTGTTAATCGGCGCGACCATGTATGTGAATAGAGGCGAACTCAATAGCACTGCCAAGGAGTCTGTAGTGAAGCGTATACAGGAGCGCTCTGGTTACTCGTTAACGCGCACAACGCTTCCCAGGGAGAACAAATGCAATGTCTTCATTTGGCAAAGCAATGGGGGGCGAGGATGA
- a CDS encoding type I restriction-modification system subunit M — protein MLTGKIRNDIDKLWEKFWTGGITNPLTVIEQISYLMFARMLDMQEDMAERKANALHKQGKGGKDFDRLFPNSPEGQLLRWKNFKNLSGKELHKHLKQNVFPYFAKLGKKSDEQDGLGSDGGAIEALGHIGEYMQDADLEIKNESVLVSAVEMVDELPLTQSDVKGDIYEYLLSKLTTAGINGQFRTPRHIIDAMIELVDPQPTESICDPACGTAGFLARTMEYLNHVHSSEAGTFEDEEGNKHFTGDLLEPYRDHINKNMFWGFDFDTTMLRVSSMNMALHGVNGANILYQDSLSKSIKENFPEQEENFFDVILANPPFKGSLDETNTNPDVLGLVKTKKTELLFVAHILRALKLGGRAAVIVPDGVLFGSSKAHQQLRQELIENNQLEGIVSLPSGVFKPYAGVSTAILMFTKGGTTERVWFYDLQADGYSLDDKRNELKGEGSNDLPDAIAKWKQYRALVEKNASIKEIVKAFGDKTQKAFVVDAKDIADNKFDLSINRYKEVVYKEERYDDPKEILKKLKALESEIMADLDELEGML, from the coding sequence ATGCTAACAGGCAAAATACGTAACGATATCGACAAGCTCTGGGAGAAGTTCTGGACTGGCGGTATCACCAACCCATTAACGGTGATCGAGCAGATCAGCTACTTGATGTTTGCCCGCATGCTCGACATGCAGGAAGATATGGCAGAGCGCAAAGCGAACGCTCTTCATAAGCAAGGAAAAGGGGGCAAAGACTTTGACCGCCTGTTTCCCAATAGCCCAGAAGGTCAATTGCTGCGCTGGAAGAATTTCAAAAATCTCAGCGGCAAAGAGCTGCATAAACACCTTAAGCAAAACGTATTTCCTTACTTTGCCAAGCTGGGTAAAAAATCGGATGAGCAAGATGGGCTAGGCAGTGATGGCGGCGCCATAGAGGCGTTAGGCCATATCGGCGAATACATGCAAGATGCCGACCTCGAAATCAAAAACGAATCGGTACTGGTCAGCGCTGTAGAAATGGTGGACGAGCTGCCGCTCACCCAAAGCGACGTAAAAGGCGATATCTACGAATACCTGCTCAGCAAGCTCACAACTGCTGGCATTAACGGCCAGTTCCGTACCCCGCGCCATATCATTGATGCCATGATCGAGCTGGTCGATCCGCAGCCTACCGAGAGCATCTGCGACCCGGCCTGTGGCACGGCCGGATTTCTCGCCCGCACCATGGAGTACCTTAACCATGTACATTCCAGTGAGGCAGGTACCTTTGAAGATGAAGAAGGCAACAAACACTTCACCGGTGACCTGTTAGAGCCTTACCGCGACCATATCAACAAAAACATGTTCTGGGGCTTTGATTTCGACACCACCATGCTCCGCGTCAGCAGCATGAACATGGCCCTGCACGGGGTGAATGGCGCTAACATTCTGTACCAAGACTCCCTGAGTAAATCCATCAAAGAGAACTTCCCCGAGCAGGAAGAAAACTTCTTTGATGTGATTCTGGCCAACCCGCCCTTTAAAGGCAGCCTGGATGAAACCAACACCAACCCGGATGTGCTCGGCCTGGTAAAAACCAAGAAAACCGAGTTGCTGTTTGTGGCGCATATTCTGCGTGCGCTCAAGCTCGGTGGCCGTGCCGCCGTGATTGTGCCTGACGGCGTGCTGTTTGGTTCTTCTAAAGCGCACCAACAATTGCGCCAGGAGCTGATAGAAAACAACCAGCTAGAAGGCATTGTTAGCCTGCCCAGTGGTGTCTTTAAACCCTACGCCGGTGTCAGCACCGCGATTCTGATGTTTACCAAAGGTGGCACTACCGAGCGCGTCTGGTTCTACGACCTGCAAGCTGATGGTTATTCATTAGATGATAAGCGTAACGAGCTGAAGGGCGAAGGCAGCAACGATCTGCCCGACGCCATTGCTAAGTGGAAGCAGTATCGCGCCTTGGTTGAAAAGAACGCATCGATCAAAGAAATTGTTAAAGCCTTTGGCGATAAAACCCAGAAAGCGTTTGTGGTCGACGCCAAGGACATCGCTGACAACAAATTTGACCTTTCCATCAACCGCTATAAAGAGGTGGTTTATAAGGAAGAGCGATACGATGACCCGAAAGAAATTCTGAAAAAGCTCAAAGCGCTGGAAAGCGAGATTATGGCCGATTTGGATGAGTTGGAGGGAATGCTGTGA
- a CDS encoding DEAD/DEAH box helicase, translated as MDLFGPLTIKLTLPQKSAPARKVGGNLIHKLLFRATKVEAQIKVAEFSGYFELVTGLKPPLNIVYLKDPNVRGKCRQGFPSLKSKENFSLDNWSEDIQLSWEQFPEQSFPAEPDEINDLWRHQFQFKEENAELGLPGLRKPQLGALHAISGYFSTVLQVEPATVVLPTGTGKTETMLATMVYQQCKKILLIVPSDSLRSQISKKFIDLGYLPELTVVPRDIALPNVAVIRKGIQLAEEARQLAYASNVIVATTSVLSACSDAALNALCEACSHLFVDEAHHISANSWQTIREKFKGKRVVQFTATPFRNDKKSLGGKIVYNYTMGEAQRAGYFTNVNLLPVEEYYPDLIDAAIAEKAIQQLRADISNGLDHLLMARTSNKHRADELFSLYQSLAPDLDPIVVHSGHSRGYVKKRLDTLLAKKSKIVICVDMLGEGYDLPNLKIAALHDHHKSLAVTLQFIGRFTRVNQFQNLGQATVVMNVADPAVEGELQHLYSIGADWDSVLRRLSEGRIAREVRLQELVDALKEKGDLHDQISLWNLEPSCSAMLFKTSCDNWSPERYEKDLPKFDEYWHAIADDENLLVVLAVQSSAVRWGSYKDLKDTNYKILIAHWDSDRSALFVFTNDYKTFRVEKLASTICNEMCELVSGDKVFNVFNGIEYPLARNLGASQIGAISFTQYFGPNVTEGLSLIEASQSSLSNIAALGYESGNRVIWGCSQRKGKVWSPQKGGSIADWCDWVKRAWDKIFSSEPDPNNLTRNFLRPVPLLEPYNEYPISAQWGEYLLTAFEDKVNFYFGSITVHLYLVEVRTTGKFDDGSVRLVFSTDEIESEYKLCLLGASTPKGYSYQLISGPEVFVQRGESDLIPLPEYMEIDPVMIHYADGAFSYNAHIVHVSQNIGLYDRGEIVSFDWTGTNIRKESMGYEREQTSIQWRWFTEIQDDYDVIINDDDKGESADLVGLKIIDDCILLTLIHCKYSGADEPGARLKDLYEVCGQAQRCIRWKHLNLNYLYHHIKHREQQWRSRGYSRFLKGTIKDLVAMKERSRTTPIRFGVVIVQPGIDVSQINDEGLKLLGSTALFIKKTTMADLVVVGSE; from the coding sequence ATGGACTTATTTGGCCCGCTGACGATAAAGCTTACCTTACCTCAAAAGTCGGCTCCTGCACGAAAAGTTGGTGGCAATCTTATTCACAAACTCTTGTTCAGAGCAACAAAAGTTGAGGCTCAAATCAAAGTTGCAGAGTTCTCAGGGTATTTTGAGCTTGTCACAGGGCTGAAGCCTCCTCTGAATATCGTCTATTTAAAAGACCCAAATGTCAGGGGGAAGTGCAGACAAGGATTTCCGTCTCTTAAAAGCAAAGAAAATTTCTCCTTAGATAATTGGTCGGAAGATATCCAGCTAAGTTGGGAACAGTTTCCGGAACAATCATTTCCTGCAGAACCTGATGAAATTAACGACCTTTGGCGTCATCAATTTCAGTTTAAAGAGGAAAACGCTGAACTTGGCCTCCCCGGCCTTCGAAAACCTCAGTTGGGTGCTCTCCACGCGATTTCAGGCTATTTTTCGACAGTTTTGCAGGTGGAACCGGCTACCGTTGTATTGCCTACCGGAACGGGAAAGACTGAAACGATGCTGGCCACTATGGTGTACCAGCAATGTAAAAAAATACTTCTTATTGTCCCATCTGACTCTCTCAGGTCACAAATATCTAAAAAGTTTATTGATCTGGGTTATTTGCCAGAACTAACGGTCGTGCCAAGAGATATTGCACTCCCAAATGTTGCCGTTATTCGAAAAGGAATTCAGTTGGCCGAAGAGGCAAGACAGCTGGCGTATGCTTCCAACGTAATAGTGGCAACAACCAGCGTCTTGTCAGCCTGTTCTGATGCAGCCTTGAATGCACTTTGTGAGGCGTGTAGCCATCTTTTTGTAGATGAAGCCCATCATATATCGGCAAATTCTTGGCAAACGATTAGAGAGAAATTTAAAGGCAAGCGTGTAGTCCAGTTTACGGCAACTCCATTTAGAAATGATAAGAAGTCCCTTGGCGGGAAGATCGTCTATAACTACACCATGGGAGAGGCGCAGCGAGCGGGCTATTTCACAAATGTCAATTTGTTGCCTGTTGAAGAGTATTATCCTGATCTTATAGATGCCGCAATAGCGGAAAAAGCTATTCAACAACTGCGTGCAGATATAAGCAATGGCCTTGATCACTTGCTCATGGCGCGAACGAGTAATAAACATCGTGCGGATGAGCTTTTTAGTCTTTATCAGAGCTTAGCGCCAGATCTTGATCCAATCGTTGTTCATTCTGGACACTCTAGAGGTTATGTTAAAAAGCGCCTTGATACCTTGCTAGCAAAGAAATCCAAAATTGTAATTTGCGTGGATATGTTGGGTGAAGGTTATGACCTACCCAATTTGAAAATAGCAGCGCTTCATGATCATCATAAAAGCTTGGCGGTTACCCTGCAGTTCATTGGCCGCTTTACACGTGTCAATCAATTTCAAAATTTAGGGCAAGCGACAGTAGTAATGAATGTTGCTGACCCCGCTGTCGAGGGCGAGTTGCAACATCTCTATTCAATAGGAGCTGATTGGGACAGCGTTCTCAGAAGGCTCTCAGAAGGAAGGATCGCTCGTGAGGTTAGGCTTCAAGAGTTAGTTGATGCCTTAAAGGAAAAAGGTGATTTGCATGATCAGATTTCCTTATGGAATCTTGAGCCTAGCTGTTCCGCGATGTTATTTAAAACCTCCTGCGATAATTGGTCTCCAGAGAGGTATGAAAAGGACTTGCCAAAATTCGATGAGTATTGGCATGCAATAGCAGATGATGAAAACCTGCTTGTGGTTCTTGCTGTCCAATCATCCGCCGTCCGCTGGGGTAGCTACAAGGATTTAAAAGATACGAACTATAAAATTCTAATTGCACATTGGGATTCTGATAGGTCTGCCTTGTTTGTTTTTACGAATGATTACAAAACCTTTCGTGTTGAGAAACTGGCAAGCACTATTTGTAATGAAATGTGTGAGCTTGTTAGTGGTGACAAGGTGTTCAACGTTTTTAATGGGATTGAATACCCTCTGGCAAGAAATTTGGGGGCGTCTCAGATTGGTGCTATTAGTTTTACTCAATACTTTGGACCGAACGTAACTGAAGGGCTTTCATTAATTGAGGCCTCTCAATCCAGCTTGAGCAATATCGCTGCACTAGGGTATGAATCGGGCAATCGCGTAATTTGGGGATGTTCTCAGCGCAAAGGTAAAGTCTGGTCGCCGCAGAAAGGTGGCAGCATTGCTGATTGGTGTGACTGGGTTAAGCGCGCCTGGGATAAGATTTTCAGTTCGGAGCCAGATCCCAACAATTTGACACGTAACTTCTTGCGTCCCGTGCCACTTCTCGAACCTTATAATGAGTATCCGATATCAGCTCAATGGGGCGAGTACTTGCTCACTGCGTTTGAGGATAAGGTCAATTTTTATTTTGGATCTATAACGGTTCATTTATATCTGGTCGAAGTCAGAACCACCGGCAAGTTTGATGATGGCAGTGTACGACTTGTGTTTTCTACGGATGAAATTGAATCTGAATATAAGCTTTGCCTCTTAGGGGCCTCGACGCCAAAAGGCTATAGCTACCAGCTGATTTCTGGCCCTGAGGTCTTTGTGCAGCGCGGCGAATCTGATCTCATACCTCTTCCAGAGTATATGGAAATTGACCCAGTGATGATTCATTACGCCGATGGTGCATTTTCTTACAATGCACATATTGTTCATGTCAGCCAGAATATTGGCCTCTATGATAGGGGGGAAATTGTTTCATTTGACTGGACAGGGACCAATATTCGGAAGGAGTCCATGGGATACGAGCGCGAACAAACGTCAATTCAATGGCGATGGTTCACTGAAATACAAGATGATTATGATGTCATTATTAATGATGATGACAAAGGCGAATCTGCCGACTTGGTTGGGCTAAAGATCATAGACGATTGTATTTTATTGACCTTAATTCATTGCAAGTACTCGGGGGCAGATGAGCCAGGGGCTAGGCTTAAGGACTTGTACGAGGTATGTGGGCAAGCACAGCGCTGCATTCGCTGGAAGCACCTTAATCTTAACTATTTGTATCACCATATTAAGCATCGAGAACAACAGTGGCGATCACGCGGATATTCGCGTTTCTTAAAAGGCACAATCAAAGATCTGGTTGCTATGAAAGAACGTTCGAGAACTACGCCTATTCGGTTTGGCGTTGTTATTGTCCAACCGGGAATTGATGTCAGCCAAATTAATGATGAAGGGCTTAAGTTGCTGGGTAGCACAGCGCTTTTTATAAAGAAAACGACGATGGCTGATTTAGTGGTAGTGGGGTCCGAGTGA